From Calliphora vicina chromosome X, idCalVici1.1, whole genome shotgun sequence, the proteins below share one genomic window:
- the gw gene encoding protein Gawky isoform X1 encodes MLAANLPVCQYAGMPGQSNSSIANSSLNNNISSNTSTNCNSSIICNQNNSINNNITSIGSSSNNHNLLVASSANTNNSQTNTHISNISNNNSSSNVLINNSSSNNNIIIGNNGGLSLDHHIGGLVGGGISTAAAKNQLEQLNTMREALFSQDGWGCQHVNQDTNWEVPSSPEPTNKDSSGPPMWKPTINNGTDLWESNLRNGGQPTTQPVQKTPWGHTPSTNLGGTWGEDDDCADASNVWTGGPAGPSTVGVSGVTSGSGASGPSNGPQWGQGVGVSGAGVQAAVTAPTSITGVQPGGTSSAGGVNLPGTPGAVGASGSGNGWGDPRVGAMGGGGGPLDMRSVDPRDPMRAASAGDPRELRMLDPRDPIRGDPRGISGRLNGTSEMWGQHHPIAQHQMPGLNKMGVGGPNVGGVGNVGGAPGPGGLTGPSSVGGLNAAGNVVGSQWGAPPQSVVGAPKDMVGSMAPKPPVSGSGWEEPSPPPQRRNIPNYDDGTSLWGQQTRVPGGVGGGGGSHWKDISDPLNPRNHLMRSAMGGQNSSNVSNLGGAGGGSSGNSGVTGVGGVGAAVNPNNPMGVGVVGPPGARLVSAINGSGGIGGPHKPDNGMWPHPAGPPNVPTTGVGGNRNAGGWGDVENHNVIGGAVSGNSGNGGGNWGDDKSNQAVSNMSQGGNSWNEPPNASAWNKSNQAKLAGASNSTGWGAGVSNAASGANDSNDLNTNDWTTAAHNTIMGKAQQQQKLGGGAAVNLGCINSDLIKQSKQYRMLVETGFKKEDVERSLIATNMNYDEATEMLRTNLTAVNAGVGMDNWRRHDDNLSSYADHNAAVAAAGSSFPGRYSTGGTQPAISFPPNNLLNSMGGGSVGASGGNNPQLNALNSMQPLQVQKYLNQGPHNVGAGGPQSVNAAVAFGQSSNVAAVNAAAVNAAAVNAAAVSNSTNQPSTQQLRMLVQQIQLAVHSGYLSSQILNQPLAPTTLLLLNQLLSNIKHLQGAQQSLARSGNNGNTLLAIAKYKQQIQNLQNQINAQQAIYIKQQQPTSHPAATHINNTNIEYLRSHDAISALQGNFSEINLNKSGGYQGAPNQQSRLNQWKLPVLDKDITTDSTDFSRAPGATKQGGGLNTTNASNMGPLGLQGDGTWSTGRNINDGWPDPSNDSENKDWSVGQPSAATAYTDLVQEFEPGKPWKGSQIKSIEDDPSITPGSVARSPLSINPTPKDADIFSNAASKNSPTDLPSLGLTSSSTWSFNPSSSNQNFPSWSDNTQQEIWSSMNKTSRGPPPGLGSNKTGGGAGGVPNVTNPGNANGWLGGGRTGGWSGTNSNWNSNWLLLKNLTAQIDSSTLRTLCMQHGPLLNFHLYLNQGIALCKYATREEASKAQMTLNNCFLGNTTIIAESPSENEVHSILHHLPQQNTNTTATQQQQQAQQQGQASAHNNPSAVNNTGGVSGGGGGSSNTNANNVNNASGSQNPSTPGGNVNGINQQSNNPANNASNINSANNGSNNANSGQNGNQPSNHNSHPNISTQNTSNVATNNSNAATNNPSNANTNAGWRSTAQQPQQTQNSQTRPSGGRDDFEFISKYVCSIVDD; translated from the exons CCCGGTCAAAGCAACAGTAGTATTGCTAATTCAAGTCTTAATAACAACATCAGCAGTAATACAAGCACAAATTGCAATAGCAGTATAATTTGTAACCAAAACAATTCAATTAATAACAATATAACATCTATTGGTAGCAGCAGTAATAATCATAATTTACTTGTTGCCTCTTCAGCAAATACAAATAATTCTCAGACAAATACACACATTAGCAACATCAGTAATAACAACAGCAGTAGCAACGTCTTGATAAATAACAGTAGTAGCAATAATAACATCATTATTGGTAATAATGGTGGCCTTTCTCTCGATCATCATATTGGCGGCTTAGTAGGTGGCGGAATTTCGACTGCAGCGGCAAAAAATCAATTAGAGCAATTAAACACAATGCGCGAAGCTCTATTCTCTCAGGATGGCTGGGGTTGCCAGCATGTCAATCAGGATACGAATTGGGAAGTTCCAAGTTCACCAGAGCCAACAAATAAAGACTCATCGGGTCCCCCAATGTGGAAGCCAACTATAAACAATGGTACTGACTTATGGGAATCCAATTTACGTAATGGCGGCCAACCTACAACACAACCTGTCCAGAAAACTCCCTGGGGCCATACACCCTCAACAAATTTGGGTGGAACTTGGGGTGAGGACGATGACTGTGCAGATGCCAGTAATGTTTGGACTGGTGGACCAGCTGGTCCGTCTACTGTTGGTGTTTCTGGAGTAACTTCTGGGTCTGGTGCTAGTGGACCATCTAATGGTCCCCAGTGGGGTCAGGGTGTAGGTGTATCTGGAGCTGGTGTTCAAGCAGCAGTTACAGCTCCGACTTCAATTACGGGTGTTCAACCTGGAg GAACTTCAAGCGCAGGTGGTGTAAATTTACCAGGAACTCCAGGAGCCGTAGGAGCAAGTGGATCTGGCAATGGCTGGGGTGATCCACGTGTTGGCGCCATGGGCGGTGGTGGTGGTCCCTTAGATATGCGCTCCGTTGACCCACGTGATCCTATGCGTGCAGCTTCAGCTGGTGATCCCCGTGAATTAAGAATGTTGGACCCACGTGATCCAATACGTGGTGATCCTCGCGGCATTTCTGGGCGACTTAATGGCACATCAGAGATGTGGGGCCAACATCATCCAATTGCGCAACACCAAATGCCAGGTTTAAACAAAATGGGAGTTGGAGGGCCCAATGTTGGTGGAGTTGGCAATGTTGGAGGTGCACCTGGTCCTGGCGGTTTAACCGGACCTTCTTCCGTTGGAGGTTTAAATGCAGCTGGTAATGTAGTGGGTTCACAATGGGGAGCACCTCCGCAGTCTGTTGTTGGAGCGCCGAAAGATATGGTAGGTTCAATGGCTCCTAAACCGCCAGTTAGCGGTTCAGGATGGGAAGAACCATCACCACCACCACAACGTCGAAATATACCCAATTATGATGACGGAACTTCGCTGTGGGGCCAACAAACACGTGTACCTGGAGGAGTAGGTGGGGGAGGTGGATCTCACTGGAAAGACATATCTGATCCTCTTAATCCACGCAATCATTTAATGCGCAGTGCAATGGGTGGACAAAATTCTTCAAATGTATCTAATCTGGGTGGTGCTGGTGGCGGATCTTCTGGAAATTCAGGCGTTACTGGTGTAGGTGGTGTAGGAGCTGCTGTAAATCCTAATAACCCTATGGGTGTTGGAGTTGTTGGTCCTCCAGGGGCACGGCTAGTATCTGCCATTAATGGTTCGGGTGGCATAGGTGGGCCTCATAAACCTGATAACGGCATGTGGCCCCATCCAGCCGGTCCACCTAATGTGCCTACAACAGGTGTTGGTGGTAACCGAAATGCTGGCGGCTGGGGAGATGTTGAAAATCATAATGTTATTGGTGGCGCCGTTAGTGGGAATAGTGGGAATGGTGGGGGTAATTGGGGTGACGATAAATCTAACCAAGCGGTCAGCAACATGAGTCAAGGAGGAAATTCATGGAATGAACCTCCCAATGCTTCAGCTTGGAATAAATCGAATCAAGCGAAATTGGCTGGTGCTTCAAATAGCACAGGATGGGGAGCTGGCGTATCTAATGCTGCATCTGGTGCTAATGACTCTAACGATCTAAATACTAACGATTGGACAACAGCTGCACACAATACGATAATGGGTAAAGctcaacaacagcaaaaacttGGTGGTGGTGCAGCAGTAAATCTTGGTTGTATTAATAGTGACCTAATAAAGCAAAGCAAGCAGTACCGCATGTTAGTAGAAACAGGCTTTAAAAAAGAAGACGTTGAGCGCTCATTAATCGCTACGAATATGAATTATGACGAAGCCACTGAGATGTTAAGGACAAATTTGACAGCTGTCAATGCTGGTGTTGGTATGGATAATTGGAGACGTCACGACGATAATCTGAGTTCCTATGCTGATCATAATGCCGCCGTAGCTGCTGCTGGTAGCTCATTTCCTGGGCGTTATTCTACAGGAGGAACACAACCTGCTATATCATTCCCTCCG AATAATCTTCTAAATTCAATGGGTGGCGGATCTGTCGGTGCTAGCGGCGGTAATAATCCACAATTGAATGCCCTTAACTCAATGCAACCTTTGCAAGTGCAAAAGTACCTTAATCAAGGCCCTCATAATGTCGGTGCCGGTGGACCTCAATCTGTTAATGCTGCTGTTGCCTTTGGTCAAAGTTCTAATGTTGCAGCTGTCAATGCTGCAGCTGTAAATGCCGCTGCTGTTAATGCTGCCGCCGTATCAAACAGTACGAATCAACCATCAACACAACAACTTCGCATGTTGGTCCAACAAATACAATTAGCCGTTCACAGCGGTTATTTGTCCAGCCAAATATTAAATCAGCCATTGGCTCCCACCACACTTCTACTCCTTAATCAATTACTTAGCAATATTAAG CATCTACAAGGGGCCCAGCAATCATTAGCACGTAGTGGTAATAATGGTAATACGCTGCTGGCCATTGCCAAATATAAGcagcaaatacaaaatttacaaaaccaaATAAATGCACAACAAGCGATATacataaaacagcaacaaccaaCTTCACACCCGGCTGCTACGCATATCAATAATACAAATATCGAATATTTAAGAAGCCATGATGCCATATCAGCTTTGCAGGGAAATTTCTCAGAAATTAACTTAAACAAG tcTGGTGGCTATCAAGGCGCACCAAACCAACAATCTAGATTAAATCAATGGAAGCTTCCAGTATTAGATAAAGATATCACTACGGATAGCACAGATTTTTCTCGTGCACCTGGCGCCACTAAACAGGGTGGTGGTTTAAATACAACAAATGCGAGTAATATGGGACCTTTAGGTCTACAAGGTGATGG AACATGGTCAACCGGGCGAAACATAAACGATGGTTGGCCAGACCCCTCAAATGATAGTGAGAATAAAGACTGGTCAGTTGGACAGCCTTCAGCTGCAACTGCATATACCGATTTGGTACAGGAGTTCGAGCCTGGAAAACCGTGGAAG GGTTCGCAGATAAAAAGCATTGAGGATGATCCAAGTATAACTCCTGGAAGTGTAGCTAGATCTCCATTATCAATAAATCCGACGCCAAAAGATGCTGATATTTTTTCTAATGCTGCTAGCAAAAATTCCCCGACTGATTTACCATCATTAGGACTAACTTCATCATCCACGTGGAGCTTTAATCCTTCATCCAGCAATCAAAATTTTCCCAG TTGGTCAGATAATACACAACAAGAAATATGGTCTTCAATGAACAAAACATCACGCGGACCACCACCGGGTTTAGGCAGTAATAAGACTGGTGGGGGTGCAGGCGGCGTACCTAATGTAACAAATCCTGGCAATGCCAATGGTTGGCTAGGCGGTGGTCGAACTGGAGGTTGGTCGGGAACAAATTCTAACTGGAACTCAAATTGGTtactacttaaaaatttaaccgCACAg ATTGATAGCTCAACATTACGTACCTTATGCATGCAGCATGGACCATTGCTgaattttcatttgtatttgaatCAGGGCATAGCTCTATGCAAATACGCAACACGTGAGGAAGCAAGCAAAGCACAAATGACCTTGAATAATTGCTTTTTAGGCAACACGACCATTATTGCTGAGTCACCCAGCGAGAATGAAGTTCATTCAATATTGCATCATTTGCCTCAACAGAACACCAATACTACTGCcacacagcaacaacaacaagcaCAACAACAGGGTCAAGCCTCAGCCCATAATAACCCATCCGCAGTAAATAATACAGGAGGAGTAAGTGGAGGTGGTGGAGGCAGCTCAAATACAAATGCCAACAATGTTAACAATGCCTCAGGGTCACAAAATCCCTCGACACCGGGTGGCAACGTTAACGGGATTAATCAACAATCTAACAATCCTGCAAACAATGCCTCTAATATTAATTCAGCTAATAATGGCAGCAACAACGCTAATTCCGGCCAAAACGGAAATCAACCATCCAATCATAATTCTCATCCAAATATAAGTACACAAAATACATCAAATGTTGCTACAAATAACAGCAATGCTGCAACAAATAATCCTTCGAATGCTAATACCAACGCGGGGTGGCGTTCTACTGCCCAGCAGCCCCAACAGACACAAAATTCTCAAACACGACCCTCCGGTGGACGTGATGACTTCGAATTCATTTCCAAATATGTGTGTTCGATTGTGGATGACTAG
- the gw gene encoding protein Gawky isoform X2, whose translation MLAANLPVCQYAGMPGQSNSSIANSSLNNNISSNTSTNCNSSIICNQNNSINNNITSIGSSSNNHNLLVASSANTNNSQTNTHISNISNNNSSSNVLINNSSSNNNIIIGNNGGLSLDHHIGGLVGGGISTAAAKNQLEQLNTMREALFSQDGWGCQHVNQDTNWEVPSSPEPTNKDSSGPPMWKPTINNGTDLWESNLRNGGQPTTQPVQKTPWGHTPSTNLGGTWGEDDDCADASNVWTGGPAGPSTVGVSGVTSGSGASGPSNGPQWGQGVGVSGAGVQAAVTAPTSITGVQPGGTSSAGGVNLPGTPGAVGASGSGNGWGDPRVGAMGGGGGPLDMRSVDPRDPMRAASAGDPRELRMLDPRDPIRGDPRGISGRLNGTSEMWGQHHPIAQHQMPGLNKMGVGGPNVGGVGNVGGAPGPGGLTGPSSVGGLNAAGNVVGSQWGAPPQSVVGAPKDMVGSMAPKPPVSGSGWEEPSPPPQRRNIPNYDDGTSLWGQQTRVPGGVGGGGGSHWKDISDPLNPRNHLMRSAMGGQNSSNVSNLGGAGGGSSGNSGVTGVGGVGAAVNPNNPMGVGVVGPPGARLVSAINGSGGIGGPHKPDNGMWPHPAGPPNVPTTGVGGNRNAGGWGDVENHNVIGGAVSGNSGNGGGNWGDDKSNQAVSNMSQGGNSWNEPPNASAWNKSNQAKLAGASNSTGWGAGVSNAASGANDSNDLNTNDWTTAAHNTIMGKAQQQQKLGGGAAVNLGCINSDLIKQSKQYRMLVETGFKKEDVERSLIATNMNYDEATEMLRTNLTAVNAGVGMDNWRRHDDNLSSYADHNAAVAAAGSSFPGRYSTGGTQPAISFPPNNLLNSMGGGSVGASGGNNPQLNALNSMQPLQVQKYLNQGPHNVGAGGPQSVNAAVAFGQSSNVAAVNAAAVNAAAVNAAAVSNSTNQPSTQQLRMLVQQIQLAVHSGYLSSQILNQPLAPTTLLLLNQLLSNIKHLQGAQQSLARSGNNGNTLLAIAKYKQQIQNLQNQINAQQAIYIKQQQPTSHPAATHINNTNIEYLRSHDAISALQGNFSEINLNKSGGYQGAPNQQSRLNQWKLPVLDKDITTDSTDFSRAPGATKQGGGLNTTNASNMGPLGLQGDGTWSTGRNINDGWPDPSNDSENKDWSVGQPSAATAYTDLVQEFEPGKPWKIKSIEDDPSITPGSVARSPLSINPTPKDADIFSNAASKNSPTDLPSLGLTSSSTWSFNPSSSNQNFPSWSDNTQQEIWSSMNKTSRGPPPGLGSNKTGGGAGGVPNVTNPGNANGWLGGGRTGGWSGTNSNWNSNWLLLKNLTAQIDSSTLRTLCMQHGPLLNFHLYLNQGIALCKYATREEASKAQMTLNNCFLGNTTIIAESPSENEVHSILHHLPQQNTNTTATQQQQQAQQQGQASAHNNPSAVNNTGGVSGGGGGSSNTNANNVNNASGSQNPSTPGGNVNGINQQSNNPANNASNINSANNGSNNANSGQNGNQPSNHNSHPNISTQNTSNVATNNSNAATNNPSNANTNAGWRSTAQQPQQTQNSQTRPSGGRDDFEFISKYVCSIVDD comes from the exons CCCGGTCAAAGCAACAGTAGTATTGCTAATTCAAGTCTTAATAACAACATCAGCAGTAATACAAGCACAAATTGCAATAGCAGTATAATTTGTAACCAAAACAATTCAATTAATAACAATATAACATCTATTGGTAGCAGCAGTAATAATCATAATTTACTTGTTGCCTCTTCAGCAAATACAAATAATTCTCAGACAAATACACACATTAGCAACATCAGTAATAACAACAGCAGTAGCAACGTCTTGATAAATAACAGTAGTAGCAATAATAACATCATTATTGGTAATAATGGTGGCCTTTCTCTCGATCATCATATTGGCGGCTTAGTAGGTGGCGGAATTTCGACTGCAGCGGCAAAAAATCAATTAGAGCAATTAAACACAATGCGCGAAGCTCTATTCTCTCAGGATGGCTGGGGTTGCCAGCATGTCAATCAGGATACGAATTGGGAAGTTCCAAGTTCACCAGAGCCAACAAATAAAGACTCATCGGGTCCCCCAATGTGGAAGCCAACTATAAACAATGGTACTGACTTATGGGAATCCAATTTACGTAATGGCGGCCAACCTACAACACAACCTGTCCAGAAAACTCCCTGGGGCCATACACCCTCAACAAATTTGGGTGGAACTTGGGGTGAGGACGATGACTGTGCAGATGCCAGTAATGTTTGGACTGGTGGACCAGCTGGTCCGTCTACTGTTGGTGTTTCTGGAGTAACTTCTGGGTCTGGTGCTAGTGGACCATCTAATGGTCCCCAGTGGGGTCAGGGTGTAGGTGTATCTGGAGCTGGTGTTCAAGCAGCAGTTACAGCTCCGACTTCAATTACGGGTGTTCAACCTGGAg GAACTTCAAGCGCAGGTGGTGTAAATTTACCAGGAACTCCAGGAGCCGTAGGAGCAAGTGGATCTGGCAATGGCTGGGGTGATCCACGTGTTGGCGCCATGGGCGGTGGTGGTGGTCCCTTAGATATGCGCTCCGTTGACCCACGTGATCCTATGCGTGCAGCTTCAGCTGGTGATCCCCGTGAATTAAGAATGTTGGACCCACGTGATCCAATACGTGGTGATCCTCGCGGCATTTCTGGGCGACTTAATGGCACATCAGAGATGTGGGGCCAACATCATCCAATTGCGCAACACCAAATGCCAGGTTTAAACAAAATGGGAGTTGGAGGGCCCAATGTTGGTGGAGTTGGCAATGTTGGAGGTGCACCTGGTCCTGGCGGTTTAACCGGACCTTCTTCCGTTGGAGGTTTAAATGCAGCTGGTAATGTAGTGGGTTCACAATGGGGAGCACCTCCGCAGTCTGTTGTTGGAGCGCCGAAAGATATGGTAGGTTCAATGGCTCCTAAACCGCCAGTTAGCGGTTCAGGATGGGAAGAACCATCACCACCACCACAACGTCGAAATATACCCAATTATGATGACGGAACTTCGCTGTGGGGCCAACAAACACGTGTACCTGGAGGAGTAGGTGGGGGAGGTGGATCTCACTGGAAAGACATATCTGATCCTCTTAATCCACGCAATCATTTAATGCGCAGTGCAATGGGTGGACAAAATTCTTCAAATGTATCTAATCTGGGTGGTGCTGGTGGCGGATCTTCTGGAAATTCAGGCGTTACTGGTGTAGGTGGTGTAGGAGCTGCTGTAAATCCTAATAACCCTATGGGTGTTGGAGTTGTTGGTCCTCCAGGGGCACGGCTAGTATCTGCCATTAATGGTTCGGGTGGCATAGGTGGGCCTCATAAACCTGATAACGGCATGTGGCCCCATCCAGCCGGTCCACCTAATGTGCCTACAACAGGTGTTGGTGGTAACCGAAATGCTGGCGGCTGGGGAGATGTTGAAAATCATAATGTTATTGGTGGCGCCGTTAGTGGGAATAGTGGGAATGGTGGGGGTAATTGGGGTGACGATAAATCTAACCAAGCGGTCAGCAACATGAGTCAAGGAGGAAATTCATGGAATGAACCTCCCAATGCTTCAGCTTGGAATAAATCGAATCAAGCGAAATTGGCTGGTGCTTCAAATAGCACAGGATGGGGAGCTGGCGTATCTAATGCTGCATCTGGTGCTAATGACTCTAACGATCTAAATACTAACGATTGGACAACAGCTGCACACAATACGATAATGGGTAAAGctcaacaacagcaaaaacttGGTGGTGGTGCAGCAGTAAATCTTGGTTGTATTAATAGTGACCTAATAAAGCAAAGCAAGCAGTACCGCATGTTAGTAGAAACAGGCTTTAAAAAAGAAGACGTTGAGCGCTCATTAATCGCTACGAATATGAATTATGACGAAGCCACTGAGATGTTAAGGACAAATTTGACAGCTGTCAATGCTGGTGTTGGTATGGATAATTGGAGACGTCACGACGATAATCTGAGTTCCTATGCTGATCATAATGCCGCCGTAGCTGCTGCTGGTAGCTCATTTCCTGGGCGTTATTCTACAGGAGGAACACAACCTGCTATATCATTCCCTCCG AATAATCTTCTAAATTCAATGGGTGGCGGATCTGTCGGTGCTAGCGGCGGTAATAATCCACAATTGAATGCCCTTAACTCAATGCAACCTTTGCAAGTGCAAAAGTACCTTAATCAAGGCCCTCATAATGTCGGTGCCGGTGGACCTCAATCTGTTAATGCTGCTGTTGCCTTTGGTCAAAGTTCTAATGTTGCAGCTGTCAATGCTGCAGCTGTAAATGCCGCTGCTGTTAATGCTGCCGCCGTATCAAACAGTACGAATCAACCATCAACACAACAACTTCGCATGTTGGTCCAACAAATACAATTAGCCGTTCACAGCGGTTATTTGTCCAGCCAAATATTAAATCAGCCATTGGCTCCCACCACACTTCTACTCCTTAATCAATTACTTAGCAATATTAAG CATCTACAAGGGGCCCAGCAATCATTAGCACGTAGTGGTAATAATGGTAATACGCTGCTGGCCATTGCCAAATATAAGcagcaaatacaaaatttacaaaaccaaATAAATGCACAACAAGCGATATacataaaacagcaacaaccaaCTTCACACCCGGCTGCTACGCATATCAATAATACAAATATCGAATATTTAAGAAGCCATGATGCCATATCAGCTTTGCAGGGAAATTTCTCAGAAATTAACTTAAACAAG tcTGGTGGCTATCAAGGCGCACCAAACCAACAATCTAGATTAAATCAATGGAAGCTTCCAGTATTAGATAAAGATATCACTACGGATAGCACAGATTTTTCTCGTGCACCTGGCGCCACTAAACAGGGTGGTGGTTTAAATACAACAAATGCGAGTAATATGGGACCTTTAGGTCTACAAGGTGATGG AACATGGTCAACCGGGCGAAACATAAACGATGGTTGGCCAGACCCCTCAAATGATAGTGAGAATAAAGACTGGTCAGTTGGACAGCCTTCAGCTGCAACTGCATATACCGATTTGGTACAGGAGTTCGAGCCTGGAAAACCGTGGAAG ATAAAAAGCATTGAGGATGATCCAAGTATAACTCCTGGAAGTGTAGCTAGATCTCCATTATCAATAAATCCGACGCCAAAAGATGCTGATATTTTTTCTAATGCTGCTAGCAAAAATTCCCCGACTGATTTACCATCATTAGGACTAACTTCATCATCCACGTGGAGCTTTAATCCTTCATCCAGCAATCAAAATTTTCCCAG TTGGTCAGATAATACACAACAAGAAATATGGTCTTCAATGAACAAAACATCACGCGGACCACCACCGGGTTTAGGCAGTAATAAGACTGGTGGGGGTGCAGGCGGCGTACCTAATGTAACAAATCCTGGCAATGCCAATGGTTGGCTAGGCGGTGGTCGAACTGGAGGTTGGTCGGGAACAAATTCTAACTGGAACTCAAATTGGTtactacttaaaaatttaaccgCACAg ATTGATAGCTCAACATTACGTACCTTATGCATGCAGCATGGACCATTGCTgaattttcatttgtatttgaatCAGGGCATAGCTCTATGCAAATACGCAACACGTGAGGAAGCAAGCAAAGCACAAATGACCTTGAATAATTGCTTTTTAGGCAACACGACCATTATTGCTGAGTCACCCAGCGAGAATGAAGTTCATTCAATATTGCATCATTTGCCTCAACAGAACACCAATACTACTGCcacacagcaacaacaacaagcaCAACAACAGGGTCAAGCCTCAGCCCATAATAACCCATCCGCAGTAAATAATACAGGAGGAGTAAGTGGAGGTGGTGGAGGCAGCTCAAATACAAATGCCAACAATGTTAACAATGCCTCAGGGTCACAAAATCCCTCGACACCGGGTGGCAACGTTAACGGGATTAATCAACAATCTAACAATCCTGCAAACAATGCCTCTAATATTAATTCAGCTAATAATGGCAGCAACAACGCTAATTCCGGCCAAAACGGAAATCAACCATCCAATCATAATTCTCATCCAAATATAAGTACACAAAATACATCAAATGTTGCTACAAATAACAGCAATGCTGCAACAAATAATCCTTCGAATGCTAATACCAACGCGGGGTGGCGTTCTACTGCCCAGCAGCCCCAACAGACACAAAATTCTCAAACACGACCCTCCGGTGGACGTGATGACTTCGAATTCATTTCCAAATATGTGTGTTCGATTGTGGATGACTAG